The following coding sequences lie in one Tichowtungia aerotolerans genomic window:
- a CDS encoding ISL3 family transposase yields the protein MTAQKILKILGEWEGFRVGTVGPAPGDPSEVWIELTAENGSGRCSGCGSLSHTVHDSTIRWIRELPVFGKTTWLMITRRRMLCPACGPKLEALTWLDPYSRFTRRFEESVARLCKVATHKHVAAEYGINRKTVKNIEKRYLQRELGPINLAGVELLAMDEFAIQKGHRYATVIVDPTCKRVLWIGRGRTRAAIHPFFKLLGEDGCKQIKAVAMDMNSSYEQEVWEHCPDADIVYDLFHVVAKYGREVIDRVRVDEANRLRDDKRARRVVKGSRWLLLRNRDNITKPSDQVRLDELLEANRNLATVYVMKADLKELWSFRDTRQAQSFGDQWYERAVQSSIEPLIKFANRLAGYIKGIISHARWPLHTSLLEGINNKIKVLKRMAYGYRDDEFFFLKIRQAFPGNGA from the coding sequence ATGACCGCTCAAAAGATACTCAAAATTCTCGGTGAATGGGAAGGGTTCCGTGTCGGCACAGTGGGGCCGGCCCCAGGGGATCCGTCCGAAGTGTGGATCGAGTTGACAGCAGAAAATGGCTCTGGCCGTTGCAGTGGTTGCGGGTCGCTATCTCACACGGTCCATGACTCAACCATCCGGTGGATACGTGAACTTCCGGTCTTCGGGAAGACAACATGGCTGATGATTACACGACGGCGAATGCTTTGCCCCGCATGTGGCCCCAAGCTGGAAGCGCTCACTTGGCTGGACCCTTATTCGCGCTTTACCCGGCGCTTTGAAGAGTCCGTGGCTCGGTTATGCAAAGTCGCAACACACAAGCATGTTGCCGCTGAGTATGGGATTAACCGCAAGACGGTTAAAAATATTGAAAAGCGCTATCTGCAGCGTGAACTGGGGCCGATCAATCTCGCGGGAGTCGAGCTGTTGGCCATGGATGAGTTTGCGATCCAGAAAGGACATCGCTATGCCACGGTCATCGTCGATCCGACCTGCAAGAGGGTGCTCTGGATCGGTCGGGGCCGTACTCGTGCAGCAATCCATCCATTCTTCAAGTTGCTTGGCGAAGACGGCTGCAAACAGATCAAGGCCGTCGCCATGGACATGAACAGCTCGTATGAGCAGGAAGTTTGGGAGCACTGCCCGGACGCAGATATCGTCTATGACCTGTTCCATGTTGTCGCGAAGTATGGACGCGAGGTTATCGACCGGGTACGGGTGGATGAAGCCAACCGCCTACGCGATGACAAGCGCGCGCGCAGGGTCGTAAAAGGATCGCGCTGGTTACTGTTGCGCAATCGAGACAACATTACCAAGCCAAGTGATCAGGTACGTCTGGATGAATTACTGGAAGCCAATCGGAATCTGGCCACCGTATACGTGATGAAGGCCGATCTGAAAGAGCTTTGGAGCTTTCGCGATACCCGGCAGGCGCAATCGTTCGGGGATCAGTGGTACGAACGGGCGGTTCAAAGCTCCATCGAGCCTCTCATAAAGTTCGCGAATCGTCTTGCCGGATACATCAAGGGAATCATCTCCCATGCCCGCTGGCCGTTGCACACCAGCCTGCTCGAAGGTATCAACAACAAGATCAAAGTGCTCAAGCGAATGGCCTATGGCTACCGTGATGATGAGTTCTTCTTCTTAAAAATCAGGCAAGCCTTCCCCGGAAATGGGGCATGA
- the pyk gene encoding pyruvate kinase, producing the protein MYSKQTKIICTLSPDRCTPELLKELYDEGMNVVRLNTAHLTTEEADLMVKEIRAVSDRIGILIDTKGPEVRTCNIAEPIAVKTGDRVFVTAQSSELPNSFQVNYEHFIPEIKAGSQVLIDDGDLELTVDSSDETQLICTARNDGVIKDKKGLNVPGSELRMPSLTEKDGKFIEWAIKREIDFIAHSFVRNRDDVMAIQSILDMRKSTIKIIAKIENSEGVSNLDSILDVAYAVMVARGDLGIEIPVEEVPVIQKQIIKTCLRRLKPVITATQMLHSMIENPRPTRAEVSDVANAILDGTDTLMLSGETACGKFPLEAVRTMSSIAHSVEKQKQPERAAFSALNENHLPMPGSHLAEAAVRCARQLPIQAIITSTRSGGTAAMCASYRGKKPIFALSEDMHTVRELSLCYGVYASRIDIPDTTDELVKTCLDKLLSEKKIDPNHLIAFLGGGHIYSHHTNFLQIETPATLLKKDRPHS; encoded by the coding sequence ATGTACAGCAAACAGACCAAAATTATCTGCACCCTCTCTCCCGACCGATGCACGCCGGAGCTCCTGAAGGAGCTCTACGACGAAGGCATGAATGTTGTGCGGCTCAACACCGCGCACCTGACCACAGAGGAGGCGGACCTGATGGTGAAGGAAATACGCGCGGTGTCTGACCGAATCGGCATCCTGATCGACACCAAGGGCCCCGAAGTGCGCACCTGCAATATCGCGGAGCCGATTGCTGTAAAAACCGGAGACCGCGTATTCGTCACAGCGCAGTCGTCCGAACTGCCGAACAGTTTTCAGGTGAACTACGAACACTTTATCCCGGAAATAAAGGCCGGAAGCCAGGTTCTCATCGATGATGGCGATCTCGAGCTGACCGTAGACAGCAGCGATGAGACCCAACTGATCTGCACAGCCCGCAATGATGGCGTTATTAAGGACAAAAAAGGCCTGAATGTTCCGGGCTCGGAACTGCGTATGCCATCTCTTACTGAGAAAGACGGTAAGTTCATCGAATGGGCCATTAAACGGGAAATCGATTTTATCGCCCACTCTTTTGTCCGCAATCGCGACGATGTGATGGCGATTCAGAGCATTCTGGATATGCGCAAAAGCACCATCAAAATTATCGCAAAAATCGAAAACAGTGAAGGGGTCTCCAACCTCGACTCCATCCTCGATGTTGCCTATGCCGTCATGGTTGCCCGCGGCGATCTCGGCATTGAAATCCCGGTGGAAGAAGTTCCGGTGATCCAGAAACAGATCATTAAAACCTGCCTGCGCCGCCTGAAGCCGGTGATCACCGCGACCCAGATGCTGCATTCCATGATCGAAAATCCCCGCCCGACCCGTGCGGAAGTAAGTGACGTGGCCAATGCCATTCTCGACGGAACCGACACACTGATGCTCAGTGGCGAAACCGCCTGCGGAAAATTCCCTCTCGAGGCCGTGCGTACGATGTCCAGCATCGCCCACTCGGTCGAAAAACAGAAACAGCCGGAGCGCGCGGCATTCTCTGCCCTGAATGAAAATCATCTTCCAATGCCTGGAAGTCACCTGGCAGAAGCGGCTGTACGCTGCGCTCGCCAGCTGCCGATTCAGGCCATTATTACGAGCACCCGTTCCGGCGGAACCGCGGCCATGTGCGCTTCGTACCGCGGCAAAAAGCCGATCTTTGCTCTGTCTGAAGATATGCACACGGTTCGGGAACTCTCGCTCTGCTACGGCGTTTATGCCTCACGTATCGACATCCCCGACACAACAGATGAGCTGGTTAAAACCTGCCTGGACAAACTGCTGTCGGAGAAAAAAATCGATCCGAACCACCTGATTGCCTTCCTCGGCGGCGGACACATTTATTCACATCACACCAATTTCCTGCAGATTGAGACGCCGGCGACGCTGCTTAAAAAAGATCGCCCCCATTCATAA
- a CDS encoding homoserine O-succinyltransferase produces MPVIVTSDAIHPFLPSLGSSSAIEMTRASHQDIRPLEILIINLMADKQATERQLAQWLGHTPLQIRLTFAATDSYMEAIQNGRRSKNTSTEHITNFYQSWGSLKDRRFDGMIITGVNALQPRVEDEIIWPEVKEIMEWSKTNVLSSLFLCWGAKAALKYFHDIDSIRQETKIFGLFDHSLGKDSTGIGFGLPDQFAVPVSRWKSPVPEAIDACEALEVLATAPEVGPNMIVEPSDGPAPFPRRVYILNHPEYDADTLGREYHRDAKDNPDQPLPKHYFPGNDPSRTPVNLWRYAGFIYTNWIRTIYDATPYDINQISNLAAAK; encoded by the coding sequence ATGCCTGTAATTGTAACCAGTGATGCCATTCATCCGTTTCTGCCGTCTCTCGGGTCGTCCAGCGCGATTGAGATGACACGTGCCAGTCATCAGGACATCCGGCCGCTGGAAATTCTGATCATCAACCTGATGGCGGATAAGCAGGCGACAGAACGTCAACTGGCGCAGTGGCTGGGTCATACCCCGCTGCAGATCCGCCTCACATTTGCTGCCACCGATTCCTATATGGAAGCCATTCAGAACGGACGGCGGAGCAAAAACACCAGTACGGAGCATATTACTAATTTCTACCAGAGCTGGGGATCGCTGAAAGACCGCCGGTTTGATGGAATGATCATTACCGGAGTTAATGCCCTGCAGCCGCGGGTGGAGGACGAAATCATCTGGCCGGAGGTGAAAGAGATCATGGAATGGTCGAAAACCAACGTGCTTTCTTCACTCTTTCTCTGCTGGGGAGCCAAGGCCGCGCTGAAATACTTCCATGATATCGACAGCATTCGGCAGGAAACCAAGATTTTCGGACTGTTCGATCATAGTCTGGGGAAAGATTCCACCGGCATCGGCTTCGGTTTGCCGGACCAGTTTGCCGTGCCGGTGTCTCGCTGGAAATCGCCCGTCCCGGAAGCTATTGATGCCTGCGAAGCGCTGGAGGTGCTCGCGACCGCGCCGGAAGTGGGGCCCAACATGATCGTTGAGCCGTCGGACGGGCCGGCGCCGTTCCCGCGCCGGGTGTACATTCTGAATCATCCGGAATACGACGCTGATACGCTGGGTCGCGAATATCATCGGGATGCGAAAGACAATCCGGATCAGCCGCTTCCAAAGCACTATTTTCCTGGCAATGATCCGTCGCGAACACCGGTCAATCTCTGGCGCTACGCCGGATTTATTTATACCAACTGGATTCGCACCATCTACGACGCCACGCCGTACGACATTAATCAGATCAGCAATCTCGCTGCCGCAAAATAG